Below is a window of Pseudomonas eucalypticola DNA.
CGGAATCACCGGTACCGGGGTCTGCGCCAATATCGTGGTCACCCCACTCTTGAACTCGCTGATCTCACCATCACCGGTCAATTTGCCCTCAGGGAAAATACACACCAGCTCACCGTCCGCGAGGCAGGCCGCGATGCGCTTGAACGCCTGGTCGTAGATCAGCAGGTCTTCCCCGCGTCCGGCAATGGGAATGGCCCCGGCGGTGCGGAAGATGAAATTGAGCACCGGCAGCTGGAAGATCTTGTAATACATCACGAAGCGAATCGGCCGCCGTACCGCGCCGGTAATCAGCAGCGCGTCCACAAAGGACACGTGGTTGCACACCAGCAACGCAGCGCCCTCGTCAGGAATGCGTTCCAGGTCGCGGTGCTCCACCCGATACATGGAATGGCTGAGCAGCCAGATCATGAAGCGCATGGTGAACTCGGGCACGATCTTGAAGATGTAGGCGTTCACCGCGATGTTCATCACCGACACCACCAGGAACAACTGCGGGATCGACAGCTTGGCGAAGCTCAGCAGCAGGATCGAGACAATGGCCGAGACCACCATGAACAACGCATTGAGAATGTTGTTGGCCGCAATGACCCGGGCTCGCTCATTTTCAGCGGTGCGCGATTGAATCAGCGCATACAGCGGCACGATATAGAAGCCGCCGAACACGCCCAGGCCCAGGATATCCAGCAATACCCACCAGGCCTGGCCGATGCCCAGCACGGTCAACCAGTCATTGTTCGCCGGGCCTTGGGCGAAGTCGCCTGAGTGCCACCACAGCAACAAACCAAACAACGTCAGACCAAATGAGCCGAAGGGCACCAGGCCAATCTCGACCTTGCGCCCCGAGAGCTTCTCGCACAGCACCGAGCCCAGGGCGATGCCCACGGAAAATACCGTGAGAATCAGGGTGACCACGGTTTCATCGCCGTTGAGCCAGTCCTTGGCGTAGGCCGGAATCTGGGTCAGGTAGATTGCCCCGACGAACCAGAACCACGAGTTGCCCACCACCGAGCGCGACACTGCCGGGGCTTGCCTGAGGCCCATTTTCAGGGTGGCCCACGACTGGCTGAAAATGTTCCAGTCCAGTTTCAGCTGCGGCGTATCGGCCGCGGCGGGCGGAATGGCGCGGCTGGCCAGGTACCCCAACACTGCCACCCCGACAATCGCCGTACTGACGACAGGTGCGTAGTGAGCCTGGGACATCATCACCCCGGCGCTGATGGTGCCGGCCAGAATTGCCAGGAACGTGCCCATCTCCACCAGGCCATTGCCACCTACCAACTCTTCCTCGCGCAACGCCTGGGGCATGATCGAATACTTTACCGGCCCGAACAGCGCCGAGTGGGTGCCCATGGCGAACAGCGCC
It encodes the following:
- a CDS encoding MFS transporter translates to MSHPSQFSLLGKRRFLPFFLTQSLGAFNDNVFKQSLILAILYKLSISGDRTLWVNLCALLFILPFFLFSALAGQFGEKFDKDALIRVIKIGEIVIMAVGATGFVFDHLWMMLAALFAMGTHSALFGPVKYSIMPQALREEELVGGNGLVEMGTFLAILAGTISAGVMMSQAHYAPVVSTAIVGVAVLGYLASRAIPPAAADTPQLKLDWNIFSQSWATLKMGLRQAPAVSRSVVGNSWFWFVGAIYLTQIPAYAKDWLNGDETVVTLILTVFSVGIALGSVLCEKLSGRKVEIGLVPFGSFGLTLFGLLLWWHSGDFAQGPANNDWLTVLGIGQAWWVLLDILGLGVFGGFYIVPLYALIQSRTAENERARVIAANNILNALFMVVSAIVSILLLSFAKLSIPQLFLVVSVMNIAVNAYIFKIVPEFTMRFMIWLLSHSMYRVEHRDLERIPDEGAALLVCNHVSFVDALLITGAVRRPIRFVMYYKIFQLPVLNFIFRTAGAIPIAGRGEDLLIYDQAFKRIAACLADGELVCIFPEGKLTGDGEISEFKSGVTTILAQTPVPVIPLALQGLWGSFFSRDPAKGFFRRLWSRVTLAAGQPVPAEDAKPSRLRARVSELRGEGR